From Arvicanthis niloticus isolate mArvNil1 chromosome 22, mArvNil1.pat.X, whole genome shotgun sequence, the proteins below share one genomic window:
- the LOC143436422 gene encoding olfactory receptor 6C75-like gives MPLEADTIMRNSTAVTDFILLGLTDDPQWQIVVFTFLLVTYMLSVTGNLIIIILTLSDAHLMAPMYFFLRNFSLLEISYTSVCIPRFLVTIVTGDRTISYNGCVAQLFFFIFLGVTEFYLLAAMSYDRYVAICKPLHYTTIMSNRVCILLVFSSWFAGFLIIFPPIILLSQLDFCASNIIDHFTCDSSPILQLSCSNTHFLELMAFLLAVVTLMVTLTLIILSYTNIIRTILRIPSTNQRKKAFSTCSSHMIVVSLSYGSCIFMYIKPSARERVTLSKGVAVLNTSVAPLLNPFIYTLRNQQVKQAFKTMIQRTLFSSKKLT, from the coding sequence ATGCCTTTAGAAGCAGACACTATTATGAGAAATTCCACAGCAGTGACAGATTTTATTCTTCTTGGACTGACAGATGATCCACAGTGGCAGATTGTGGTTTTCACATTTCTTCTTGTTACCTACATGCTAAGTGTGACTGGCAACCTCATCATTATCATCCTCACTCTCTCAGATGCCCATCTGATGGCAcccatgtatttctttcttcGCAATTTCTCCCTCCTAGAAATATCATACACATCTGTCTGCATCCCCAGATTCCTTGTTACTATTGTGACAGGAGACAGAACTATTTCCTACAATGGTTGTGTGGCTCAgctattctttttcattttcttgggaGTGACAGAATTTTACCTTCTGGCTGCCATGTCCTATGATCGTTATGTGGCCATCTGTAAACCTCTACACTACACAACAATCATGAGCAACCGTGTGTGCATTCTTCTTGTCTTTAGCTCATGGTTTGCAGGATTCCTGATTAtctttccaccaattattcttctGTCACAGTTAGACTTCTGTGCCTCCAACATAATTGACCACTTTACTTGTGACTCTTCTCCAATTTTGCAGCTTTCTTGTTCAAACACTCACTTTCTAGAACTCATGGCATTTTTGTTAGCTGTGGTAACACTCATGGTCACCTTGACATTAATTATTCTTTCCTACACAAATATTATCCGGACAATTCTGAGAATTCCTTctacaaatcaaagaaaaaaggcCTTTTCAACTTGTTCCTCCCATATGATAGTTGTCTCCCTCTCCTATGGCAGCTGCATCTTCATGTACATTAAGCCTTCTGCAAGGGAGAGGGTGACTTTAAGCAAAGGAGTAGCTGTGCTCAACACTTCAGTGGCTCCTCTCCTGAACCCCTTCATCTATACACTGAGGAACCAGCAAGTGAAGCAAGCCTTCAAAACCATGATCCAGAGGACCctcttttcttcaaagaaattaACATGA